A window of the Falco rusticolus isolate bFalRus1 chromosome 1, bFalRus1.pri, whole genome shotgun sequence genome harbors these coding sequences:
- the LOC119150945 gene encoding uncharacterized protein LOC119150945 yields the protein MARGQVCALQQGSVPGPALGSHQPHAALQAGGRAAAKLPSRKGPGAENGHLHTSRQRAQVARKAKGILACIQNRVPSRTRAATISLYLALVRLRLDYGVHLWAPQDEEDTEVLERVQGRATELLMGPEHNSYEKRLRGLGLFSLEKRRLSGDLLTLHNYRKGGGSKAGVGLLSQATSNRMRGNGLKLCQGRMTVAAMAAAIALILAILAMQPVQKGLHCRDMATDERMRQRKAYLDEQTTRVMQEVDRSWGTFLPALQQWPLWTVAGALVLLASVCWLVREMKLASGSRSEQDRKEDDREEEDLHGAHSGVSSMAVPTPPPMQELPDTCEALKEPGG from the exons ATGGCCCGAGGCCAAGTGTGTGCgcttcaacaaggctcagtgccggggCCTGCGCTggggtcacaccaaccccacgcagcgctgcaggctgggggcagagcggctgccaagctgcccagcagaaaagggcctggggcAGAAAACGGCCATCTGCATACGAGCcggcagcgtgcccaggtggccaggaaggccaagggcatcctggcttgtatccaaaaccgtgtgcccagcaggaccagggcagcgacCATctccctgtacttggcactggtgaggctgcgcCTCGACTACGGTGTTCACCTGTGGGCCCCTCAGGACGAGGaagacacagaggtgctggagcgtgtccaggggAGGGCAACGGAGCTGCTGATGGGTCCGGAGCACAATTCTTACGAGAAgcggctgaggggactggggttgtttagcctggagaaaaggaggctcagcGGGGACCTTCTCACTCTCCACAACTACCGGAAAGGAGGCGGTAGCAAAGCTGGTGTCGGTCTCTTGTCTCAAGCAACAAGcaacaggatgagaggaaatggcctcaagttgtgccaggggaggatGACAGTGGCT GCCATGGCTGCGGCAATCGCCCTCATCCTGGCTATACTGGCCATGCAGCCCGTGCAGAAGGGCCTTCACTGCAGAGATATGGCCACGGACGAGCGGATGCGGCAGCGTAAGGCATATCTGGATGAGCAGACGACTCGGGTGATGCAGGAGGTTGACCGGAGCTGGGGCACGTTCCTTCCCGCGTTGCAGCAGTGGCCGCTTTGGACTGTTGCGGGGGCCCTGGTGCTGCTCGCTAGCGTCTGCTGGCTGGTCAGGGAAATGAAGCTTGCCTCTGGCAGCCGCAGTgagcaggacagaaaggaggatgacagggaggaggaagaccTCCATGGTGCACACAGCGGTGTCAGCTCTATGGCTGTGCCCACCCCACCGCCAATGCAGGAGCTGCCTGACACGTGCGAGGCCCTGAAGGAGCCTGGTGGGTGA